In Nocardia asteroides, the following proteins share a genomic window:
- a CDS encoding TetR/AcrR family transcriptional regulator — translation MRAVARTANAPSGSVYHRFPDRPALLAAVWLHTVREFHDGYRRALGATPTPADGVRAAEWMVSWCRRNPASAAVMQAGAPAFEPESWSAESRREHEELQQEQTREIKAVVATIAAQTGLPKDQTLFALFDLPLAAVRPYLIAGEVPPPKVRGMVRALTTKILCEGAGSDG, via the coding sequence ATGCGGGCGGTGGCCCGCACGGCCAACGCGCCGAGCGGGTCTGTGTACCACCGGTTTCCCGATCGTCCCGCCCTGCTGGCCGCAGTCTGGCTGCACACGGTGCGGGAGTTCCACGACGGCTATCGGCGGGCACTCGGCGCGACGCCCACGCCGGCGGACGGCGTGCGCGCCGCGGAATGGATGGTGAGCTGGTGCCGCCGCAATCCGGCATCGGCGGCCGTGATGCAAGCGGGCGCGCCCGCGTTCGAGCCCGAATCCTGGTCCGCCGAGTCGCGGCGCGAGCACGAGGAGTTGCAGCAGGAGCAGACGCGGGAGATCAAGGCCGTGGTGGCCACGATCGCGGCGCAGACCGGCCTGCCCAAGGATCAGACCTTGTTCGCGCTCTTCGACCTGCCACTCGCCGCCGTGCGGCCCTACCTCATCGCCGGTGAGGTACCGCCACCGAAGGTGCGCGGCATGGTGCGCGCGCTCACCACCAAGATCCTGTGCGAAGGCGCGGGATCGGACGGCTAG
- a CDS encoding styrene monooxygenase/indole monooxygenase family protein: protein MTSQNPVSRSTRSAAIVGAGQTGVSAALGLLDAGFEVTLYSDRDQRALRDDVSATGTALEFGVTQQAELALGLDPYTARAPRHTGLSVRIADPDRNELIAFDGVFDGYVGVAVDTRLKADERLSAFLERGGRFVVEQVTPESLDGIAAGHDLTLVATGRGGLSDLFPVDTARTVYDAPQRSLLTVTVTGLGHGPDVFAHRSPAGGAHSGFSIFADQGEGWWGPYLHKDAGPSWAFLGWARPGSDFERRFAAADSAASAHRVVTELYRDYVDWDLPEVLSTEVIEDDPHSWLKGAVRPVVRAGVGTTASGHPVASLGDTSVAYDPIAGQGAQSGLIQAQRLVAAAAVHDGAFDEAWIAARYAEFLATRSDAAAKVTRLFLSDPAFADIGGQFFATAAVDPRFASALVGLLHHPQPFLPIETPDQAAAYIEEVTGTPAADLLARFQPAGRFARSEYGAALSRA, encoded by the coding sequence ATGACATCGCAGAATCCCGTTTCACGTTCCACGCGTTCGGCCGCGATCGTCGGCGCCGGACAGACCGGCGTCTCCGCGGCGCTAGGTCTGCTCGACGCCGGCTTCGAGGTCACGCTCTACAGCGACCGAGATCAGCGGGCACTCCGCGACGACGTGTCCGCCACCGGCACCGCCCTGGAATTCGGTGTGACGCAACAGGCCGAGCTCGCCCTCGGCCTGGACCCGTACACCGCCCGGGCGCCCCGCCACACCGGGCTCAGCGTCCGCATCGCCGATCCCGACCGCAACGAACTGATCGCCTTCGACGGCGTCTTCGACGGATACGTCGGCGTCGCGGTCGACACCCGGCTCAAGGCCGACGAACGGCTCAGCGCGTTCCTGGAACGCGGTGGGCGGTTCGTCGTCGAGCAGGTCACCCCGGAAAGCCTGGACGGCATCGCCGCCGGGCACGACCTCACCCTGGTCGCGACCGGCCGCGGCGGGCTGTCCGACCTGTTCCCCGTCGACACCGCACGCACCGTCTACGACGCGCCGCAACGGTCGCTGCTCACCGTCACGGTCACCGGCCTCGGCCACGGTCCCGACGTGTTCGCCCACCGCAGCCCCGCCGGTGGCGCGCACAGCGGCTTCTCCATCTTCGCCGACCAGGGCGAAGGCTGGTGGGGGCCCTACCTGCACAAGGACGCGGGTCCCAGCTGGGCGTTCCTGGGCTGGGCGCGCCCCGGCAGTGATTTCGAACGCCGTTTCGCCGCGGCCGACTCCGCCGCGTCGGCGCACCGCGTCGTCACCGAGCTCTACCGCGACTACGTCGACTGGGACCTGCCCGAGGTGCTGTCCACCGAGGTCATCGAGGACGACCCGCATTCCTGGCTGAAGGGCGCCGTGCGGCCCGTGGTCCGCGCCGGGGTGGGCACGACCGCGAGCGGCCATCCGGTGGCCTCCCTCGGCGACACCTCCGTCGCCTACGACCCGATCGCGGGCCAGGGCGCCCAGAGCGGCCTGATCCAGGCGCAGCGTCTGGTCGCCGCGGCCGCCGTGCACGACGGTGCCTTCGACGAGGCATGGATCGCCGCTCGCTACGCGGAATTCCTCGCCACCCGCAGCGACGCCGCCGCCAAGGTGACCCGCCTGTTCCTCAGCGACCCCGCCTTCGCCGACATCGGCGGCCAGTTCTTCGCCACCGCCGCGGTCGACCCCCGTTTCGCGAGTGCCCTGGTCGGCCTGCTGCACCACCCGCAACCCTTCCTTCCCATCGAAACCCCCGACCAGGCCGCCGCGTACATCGAGGAGGTGACCGGCACTCCCGCAGCCGACCTGCTCGCCCGCTTCCAGCCCGCGGGCCGCTTCGCCCGCTCCGAGTACGGCGCGGCCCTCAGCAGGGCCTGA
- a CDS encoding acyl-CoA thioesterase, with product MAGGTDNWPVVDLADLLDVLDLAEIAPGRFRARNVTSTLPTTLGSQTLAQAVVAAERTVPHMAVQSLHGVFPRGGYADRTVEVHVEVVQSGRALATVQVSFRQDEREHARVLAMLSVDEPDFLDHHAVLPADVPGPGDCADLPCALLPWEVRTPGGADALALDLAGPPTLDVWMRCDKAPDLPMLSRALLAHGSEGFLGPAALRPYPQAEIARLGGRGRSAMLTQTITFHRPFTVHDWLLLRCESPFAGAGRMFARIQIFTAGGELVASVDSHGLMRAQDR from the coding sequence GTGGCTGGTGGAACCGATAATTGGCCGGTCGTCGACCTGGCCGACCTCCTCGACGTGCTCGATCTCGCCGAGATCGCGCCCGGACGATTCCGCGCGCGGAACGTGACATCGACGCTGCCGACGACACTGGGCAGCCAGACGCTGGCGCAGGCCGTGGTGGCGGCCGAGCGCACCGTCCCGCACATGGCGGTGCAATCGCTGCACGGGGTGTTCCCGCGCGGTGGGTACGCCGACCGCACGGTCGAGGTGCACGTCGAGGTGGTCCAGTCGGGGCGCGCGCTGGCGACCGTGCAGGTGTCCTTCCGGCAGGACGAGCGCGAACACGCCCGGGTGCTGGCCATGCTCAGCGTCGACGAACCGGACTTCCTCGACCATCACGCCGTACTGCCCGCCGACGTACCGGGACCCGGCGACTGCGCCGACCTGCCGTGCGCCCTGCTCCCGTGGGAGGTTCGGACGCCCGGCGGCGCCGACGCCCTGGCACTCGACCTGGCGGGACCACCCACGCTGGACGTGTGGATGCGTTGTGACAAGGCCCCCGACCTGCCGATGCTGTCGCGGGCACTGCTTGCCCATGGGAGCGAGGGTTTCCTGGGACCGGCCGCCCTGCGCCCGTACCCACAGGCCGAGATCGCGCGCCTCGGCGGCCGCGGCAGGTCGGCCATGCTCACCCAGACCATCACCTTCCACCGGCCCTTCACCGTGCACGACTGGCTGCTGCTGCGCTGCGAGAGCCCGTTCGCGGGCGCGGGCCGCATGTTCGCGCGGATCCAGATATTCACGGCCGGAGGCGAACTGGTGGCCTCCGTGGATTCGCACGGGCTGATGCGCGCGCAGGACCGCTAG